A DNA window from Mycobacterium sp. IDR2000157661 contains the following coding sequences:
- a CDS encoding Acg family FMN-binding oxidoreductase, with amino-acid sequence MTILDQSGLADVSKSAEFPDAQTIRTALTLATRAPSIHNSQPWRWMVGERSLHLYADPTHHLIHADPDRRELMVSCGLVLNHAVIALSALGWRARVSRFPNPAEPSHLASVLLSSSPADHHDVALAAAIPRRRTDRRHFSPWPVPRGDVATIGARTARMGIQLRCVEMSRDISGIVAEAVSRHDHDSGYRAELSAWSGRRAATTGVPARNIPAPATASLLGRRFAAGVMNSPGDAAAGEDHAALLALGSAADDDLARLRAGEATSMALLTATSFGLATCPVSEPLEIGETRDAIMAEVFDNREYPQMMFRIGWAPVGADPLPSTPRRPIDEVVTDLDGTPLQ; translated from the coding sequence GTGACGATCCTCGATCAGAGTGGGCTTGCCGACGTTTCCAAGTCGGCGGAGTTCCCCGATGCGCAGACCATCCGGACGGCATTGACGTTGGCGACGCGCGCGCCGTCGATACACAACAGCCAGCCGTGGCGCTGGATGGTGGGTGAGCGCAGCCTCCATCTCTACGCCGACCCCACCCACCACCTGATCCATGCCGACCCGGATCGGCGCGAGCTCATGGTCAGTTGCGGCTTGGTTCTGAACCACGCGGTGATCGCGCTTTCGGCGCTGGGCTGGCGGGCACGGGTGAGTCGGTTCCCCAATCCCGCAGAACCTTCGCACCTGGCGTCGGTTCTGCTCTCATCGTCGCCGGCCGACCACCACGACGTGGCACTGGCTGCGGCGATCCCGCGCCGGCGCACCGACCGTCGGCACTTCAGCCCGTGGCCGGTGCCTCGCGGCGACGTTGCCACGATCGGCGCCAGGACCGCTCGTATGGGAATTCAGCTGCGCTGCGTCGAGATGTCGCGCGACATCAGCGGGATTGTCGCCGAGGCCGTCTCGCGTCACGATCACGACAGTGGCTACCGCGCGGAGTTGAGTGCATGGAGCGGCCGGCGTGCCGCCACCACGGGTGTGCCCGCGCGAAACATCCCCGCACCCGCCACGGCGTCCCTGCTCGGTCGCCGATTCGCCGCGGGTGTAATGAACTCACCCGGCGATGCCGCCGCCGGCGAGGACCACGCCGCACTGCTGGCCCTGGGCTCCGCGGCCGACGATGATCTCGCGCGACTACGCGCAGGGGAGGCGACCAGCATGGCACTGCTGACGGCGACCTCGTTCGGTCTGGCGACGTGCCCGGTGTCTGAACCGTTGGAGATCGGCGAAACCCGTGACGCGATCATGGCGGAGGTCTTCGACAACCGCGAGTATCCCCAGATGATGTTCCGGATCGGCTGGGCCCCGGTGGGGGCAGATCCGCTGCCTTCGACGCCGAGGCGGCCGATCGACGAGGTGGTCACCGACCTGGACGGCACACCGCTGCAATGA